A window of Marinobacter salarius contains these coding sequences:
- a CDS encoding YafY family protein, translating into MSGPTTRVLTVLELLQAHGQIGGAELAERLGVDRRTIRRYITVLEELGIPVMTELGRYGGYRLVAGFKLPPMMFTDEETLAVSLGLLAARQLGLADAAPAIASVQAKLERVMPANLKKRVRGVSDTTRVILPRGEPSLDDRALQTLTVATEAMRSVGFTYHSPDHGGIDRSVDPYGLVFRQGRWYLTGFCHLRQAMRSFRLDRISHVHLLTATFQRPPDFDAADFLSESFLSWGRTHEVSLLLHTDRESASAVFGFHSSCAEGFEQREDGLLLTTQTDSFEWFAWWLAQLPFRFTILKPDGLKDALREHATQLLKCCE; encoded by the coding sequence ATGTCTGGTCCCACCACCCGTGTGTTAACTGTGCTGGAGTTGTTGCAGGCTCATGGGCAAATCGGCGGTGCCGAACTGGCTGAGCGGCTGGGCGTGGATCGGCGAACCATCCGACGCTACATCACGGTGCTCGAAGAGCTGGGGATTCCGGTGATGACCGAGTTGGGCCGCTATGGTGGATACCGACTGGTGGCCGGCTTCAAGTTGCCGCCAATGATGTTCACCGACGAGGAAACCCTGGCGGTCTCCCTCGGGCTTCTGGCCGCCCGACAGCTTGGGCTGGCGGATGCGGCGCCGGCCATTGCCAGCGTGCAGGCGAAGCTGGAACGGGTGATGCCGGCCAACCTGAAAAAGCGGGTACGCGGTGTCAGCGACACCACCCGGGTGATCCTTCCCCGGGGCGAGCCCAGCCTGGACGACCGCGCCCTGCAAACCCTGACCGTTGCCACGGAAGCGATGCGCTCGGTGGGGTTTACCTACCACTCCCCGGACCACGGCGGGATCGACCGCAGCGTGGATCCCTACGGCCTGGTGTTCCGTCAGGGGCGCTGGTATCTAACTGGCTTTTGCCATCTCCGCCAGGCCATGCGCTCGTTCCGGCTGGACCGCATCAGCCATGTCCACCTGTTAACGGCCACTTTTCAGCGGCCACCGGATTTTGATGCGGCGGATTTCCTGAGTGAGAGCTTCCTGTCCTGGGGGCGGACCCACGAGGTGTCGTTATTGCTGCATACGGACCGTGAGTCGGCCTCAGCCGTGTTTGGTTTTCATTCCTCCTGTGCGGAGGGATTCGAACAGCGTGAAGATGGCTTGTTGCTAACCACCCAAACCGACAGTTTCGAGTGGTTTGCCTGGTGGCTGGCGCAGCTCCCGTTCCGGTTTACCATCCTCAAGCCGGATGGGCTCAAGGATGCGTTGCGGGAGCATGCCACGCAGTTGCTGAAATGTTGTGAGTGA